A single window of Venturia canescens isolate UGA chromosome 3, ASM1945775v1, whole genome shotgun sequence DNA harbors:
- the LOC122408474 gene encoding zinc finger protein 85-like, producing the protein MDTSDDNCDELVAIPNPDNSGCSSDSDSDFESNDHLSSITYKQASENYTDNQCKLEGDHQYKWMASGISKGRIYNQAPQKVRGKGTHSNQAPQKVRGKGTHSNQAPRKVRGKGTHSNQAPQKVRGKGTHSNQAPQKVRGKGTHSNQAPRKVRGKGTHSNQAPQKVRGKGTHSNQAPRKVRGKGTHSNQAPQKVRGKGTHSNQAPQKVRGKGTHSNQAPRKVRGKGTHSNQAPQKVRGKGTHSNQAPRKVRGKGTHSNQAPQKVRGKGTHSNQAPQKVRGKGTHSN; encoded by the exons ATGGATACTTCTGATGATAATTGTGACGAGCTCGTCGCGATTCCGAATCCAGACAATTCTGGTTGTTCTAGTGATTCCGATTCTGATTTTGAATCAAACGATCACCTTTCGAGTATCACTTATAAACAAGCATCGGAAAATTACACAGATAATCAATGTAAATTGGAAGGAGATCACCAATATAAGTGGATG GCTTCGGGGATAAGCAAAGGGCGCATTTACAACCAAGCACCCCAAAAAGTGAGAGGCAAGGGGACTCACTCGAATCAAGCACCCCAAAAAGTGAGAGGCAAGGGGACTCACTCGAATCAAGCACCCCGAAAAGTGAGAGGCAAGGGGACTCACTCGAATCAAGCACCCCAAAAAGTGAGAGGCAAGGGGACTCACTCGAATCAAGCACCCCAAAAAGTGAGAGGCAAGGGGACTCACTCGAATCAAGCACCCCGAAAAGTGAGAGGCAAGGGGACTCACTCGAATCAAGCACCCCAAAAAGTGAGAGGCAAGGGGACTCACTCGAATCAAGCACCCCGAAAAGTGAGAGGCAAGGGGACTCACTCGAATCAAGCACCCCAAAAAGTGAGAGGCAAGGGGACTCACTCGAATCAAGCACCCCAAAAAGTGAGAGGCAAGGGGACTCACTCGAATCAAGCACCCCGAAAAGTGAGAGGCAAGGGGACTCACTCGAATCAAGCACCCCAAAAAGTGAGAGGCAAGGGGACTCACTCGAATCAAGCACCCCGAAAAGTGAGAGGCAAGGGGACTCACTCGAATCAAGCACCCCAAAAAGTGAGAGGCAAGGGGACTCACTCGAATCAAGCACCCCAAAAAGTGAGAGGCAAGGGGACTCACTCGAATTAA